AAATGGAGCCAACGCCGAGGAATCACTAAATGGCAGGGTAAAGAAGGAGCTGCAAATAAATCCTGGTGTTCTGGgtgaggtgaaagtgaagtgaaagtgttagttgctgtcatgtcccactctttgctatcccatggactgtggtccactaggctcctctgtccatgggattctctaggtgaaaatacggagtggattgccattcccctttccagggaatctttccaacccaaggctcaaacctgggtctcctgcactgcaggcagattcttctccatctgaggtaccagggaaaccctatgggTGAGGTGACTCTTAGTAAAACTTCTATTCACCAGAAAGCTGGTTCAATGACAGGTCAGCTCCTGGAGGTTAAGATTTCAGGTTTCTCATAGCTCTTTTGCCCACTCTGACCTCCCATTCTTTCACCATTTTATTTAGGACCAAGTTCCTAAGAAATGAGTTTAATGTTGCAGAGCATTCCAGTAGCTACACGGAGTCATGGGTGATCCTGGGAAGAAAGATTTAAAGGAGTGCTGGAGCAAAAAGCTAGACTTCAGTGGGTTGATATGTCCGCGGAAGTGAGGAAGTGGAGTTTGGGCTTGGACaatttttttccaatatttgCCTGGGAAGGCAGAAGACACCACTGAAGAATAGAACCTGGAAATTGCTGTGAAATCAAAgaggcatttttaaaagcttcaaaaCAAGCACACAATGAAGACTAGAGAATTAtagatattcattcatttattttaaacaagtaTTTTTGAACATCTACTACAAGAAAGACCTGAGATGGTGACTAATAAAGGCAGAACCCCTGCTTTCGTGGACTTCAAAATCCAAACTGGAGACAAATATTAAATGTTCACACAAGTAATTATTCAACTGCAGTTCTGCTGGCACCATTATAAGGATGAAGCAGAAAACAAATGCTGTGGAAACAATTGAGAGAATAGAAGCCACAGAAAGTTGGCCTGAGAAAGTGGAATCTGACATTCAGTCTAGAGGTGGAGCAATTCCTGGGGATAAGAGGGGTCAGAATGTAAAGGGGGTGGAGAGGCCTGTTGAGTGGAAGTTACCAGGCTGCAGTCAGGGTGTTGAATAGGACATCATGTAACACTGACGGCAGGTTATTTGTTCAGACCCGTCCTGAATTTACCCAGGATGCTGAAGTGCATCCTGAAGTCACCCAGGCTGACAATAGGATTTGGGGTGAAGAGAAAGGCAATGAGCCAGATGAGGAAGGCAGGACAGGCAGGATTGTTTCTGGCAAGGTTTAGGGACATGAAGTCAAGTCCCTGAGATCATGTTGCTTATAAACTGTAAGGGCAGAGCCAGGAATCAGATAAAGTTTTTCTGGCTTCAAATCTGAAGCCACTTCCACTTATGTTACTCTCTCTCAGCTTTCTGCAGTGGAAGTTGATGAGggtaaattttaagaaatggcaagaaggtgatgacagaggttTAGGATCAGTGAAGACATCCTGGACTGACTATAACTAGAGGCTGTGGGTGgtgagggatggatggatggtggaggGTGGGGCGCAGGGGGGGCCTCGGCCGCCTCGGCCTACTTTTCAGATTTATAGGAACCCTCTCTGCCATCTTGGTAGGTAGCTTATTTGTCAAATTTAGGTATTGTCCATGACTTGTGCATGGTAATAGATACAACTTATTTGTCAAATTTAGGTATTGTCCATGACTTGTGCACGGTAATAGATACAACTTATTTGTCATATTTAGGTATTGTCCATGACTTGTGCACGGTAATAGATACAGTCCcagtagcaaaaaataaaatgcttcctCATGGTATGGGAGTGATTTGGACACAGAGCAGTAAGTTCGCTGAAACTCAATAATCTGACCGTAAAAGGCAATGCTGGAATCAGTGCCTCAATGTGGAAATAGAGAAGTTTTATAATATGGTACACCATTTGGTATTTGTCCTTTTCTAttggctacatttttttttcttcaagtggTGTATTAGTTTGCCATCGCTGCCATCACAAAGTACCACAGGCCTGGTGGCTTAAATGGTGCagatttgttttttcagttttagagGCGGCAAGTCGAAGTCATCGTGTTTGTAAGattgcttccttctttccttggcATGTAGACAGCCATCTTCTTATGTCTTCACGTGgtctttcttctgtgtgtgtctttgtcccaatctctctcttttttttttaatgaagacatCGATCTTACTGGTTTAGGACCCACCATAGTGGCTTCACTTtaatttaattacctctttaaaggccctattttcaaaaacagtcacatctgaggtactgggggttatgacttcaacatatgaatatgGGCAGGGGGGACACaagtaacttttttttataatttaatctttGTTCACTTATGCAaaggtttttaattaaaatttggcTTAAATTTCCACTTTCCCTGATGTCCATCAGTGGCTCTTGcacattaaagtattttaatttaaaattttacttatttgttttattttaaaagattgactATAAATAGTTGACAACAGTGATGGCCGCATGGCAGGACAGCGGGCCTGGGAGGTCAAAGGAAGGCTTACCTTTTATCATACAACtttttttatgatctcaatcTTGTTACTATACCTATGTATTAcctaatcaaaaataaaataaaatatttgcatgaCATGTACTGTACTACATTGTGCAatctttatttgcaaatatttatcaagtaaaGTGAGCAGAAACACAGTCCACTGTGCTTTGGGACCTGAAAGTCCCCCATCAGTATAGTATTGGTGTCTGCCTTGGTTTTCCTTGTGTAACTCATTTTGGATAAACTCCCTCTAGATCGCAAACTTCACTAGGCTTGGACAAGGACACTCTTGCTAATTTGTCCCCAGGACCTAGCACAGAGTTGACACTCAGATATATTCTGTGTGAATGAGTGTATTCATGAGTCCGATAAATGAAAGCCCCTCCTTTGGAGATAAAGGACTTCCTAATGTTTTCTTCCTGAAGAAAGTGGCAGGGAGGAGAGTGCAGGGGgagaattttatgttttaaataaattactaaaGTAAATCATGATGATAAAGGGTTTAAGGTGAAATCACTCACTCTTAAACCTTAAATTTGCTGCCTTCCTTGTTCTTTGGTAAAGGAAAGATTCTGCCTTCTTCTGAGTTCTTTTGAAATAATCTAAATTCCGATGGTCCTGTTGCTACTCTATATTTTGAAAAGACAGATAGTTGTGAAGCAGTGGCATGCGCTCTAAACAGATTTCCTCCACAAATCCATCCACCCAGATTCCCCTTTCTGTCGCTCTGTTTAGCTCTAATGCCTACCTCCTGCCCGAATACTGCCTCTCACCTTTTGTTGATTTAGGTGTGGGATTTTTAGAAAAGAACTGTTTTCCCTTGGAGAGCATTATACTGCTTTTAGCTTCTTTCTGAGAGTCTGAAAGAGGGACAGAAAACATGTCTGTTACCGTTCTCTCACAGACACGCTGGGGAGCTCCTGAAGACAGCCTAGTGCCCACACCAACAGGCCAAGTGGAACTCAGAGTTCAGGTCATGCCTAGTACAAGTTGTCAGTGGAAAATAGTACAATTTCACTCTCTGGCTCACACACAGGCGTGAGGGTGGTCTCAGGAAGCAGACCTAGGCAGGCTTGGGCTCATGAGATCTCAGGCCTGCCTTCTGCTTTGGCATTTGCTCCTAAGGACATCAACAATTTGCGGGGCTGTCTCCACACCACAGCTCCCTGCTGTGTCTGGAGACCCCCTCCACACCTACCTCCATTTGGTTTCATCCAAATTGGGAGATCACTACATGCTTATATCACCAAAGATCCACAGAGGCAGCATATTTTTTGCTGAAAAACTCCACAGTGTTTCTGTTTTGGAGAATAAGCTGTAATATATCACATACACAGCTTTAGCACTGAGGAAAGGACACAGTGGTGAATGTCTCCTGCCCTTAGCTGCAAAAGCCAGGGTTGAAGACAAACTTCCACACTATTGTACTCATCACAGAAGGCTTTACTTCGCTAGGTTTGCTTTCAGGATACTTACACATTTCTCAACaggaataacaacagcaaaagcaAATGCTCCCTGAGCAGTCCTTAAGTGGCATTTATAAACGCCAAAATTAATATCAGAAGAAGAGGAGTTTAGGACTAAATAAAGGTTAAATATGGATAACTGACATTCCTacagctaaaaaataaagttatcaaaTGAGTGAAACCACTAGACTACTTGAGGGCAGAAACtaagttttcatcattttttaaggcaatggcaccctactccagtactcttgcctggaaaatcccatggatggaggagcctgtaggctgcagtccatggggtcgctaagagtcggacacaaccgagcgacttcactttcacttttcactttcattggagaaagaaatggcaagccactccagtgttcttgcctggagaatcccagggatggggaagcctggtgggctgccatctatggggtcacacagagtcggaaacgactgaagcgacttagcagagtgTCTAATATGATGCCTGGCCCACCAAGTGACCCTTCTATAAATTTAAActcaaaagaaattattttaactgtATCCTATGTTCAGAGACAGGCAACCTGAGACTCCAAGGCGAATTTCTGGAATAGACTTTAGTCTGGGAAAATGCTGGATACTGTGATTGATGGCAGTGGAACTTCAGGCACTGAAGAGTAAAGTCTAAAAGGAATTAggagcctagaggggtgggaaggatgCTTAAGGgcaagggagggaatatatgtatacatgtggctgattcactttgttgtacagcagaaactaatgcaccattgtaaagcaattatagtttaataagatttttttaaaaactgaaaattaaaaaaaaggaaccagGAACATATCATAGTTAGCTCCCAcaacatatttataattaaatggCCAGCTAATATAAATTATACAATTAGAGTGGCCAGTTCTGAGAGGTCTATTGCACTGGATGGCTGAGGGAAATTAAGAAATTCAAGCAacaggcaatttttaaaaaatactcttaaaaatgacaaatactaATGTTTATTTAGTAGGGATCAACTGTACCTTAATTAATACTAGCACAGGTTCTCTGGGTATTTGGCACAAGTAAAATACATCTCTTCTGATTAGATTTCTGGAAAAATGatggttcatttttaaaaattcattattgtAGGTAAAAAGATTTATTTGAAGCTTTGTCTCttagaaaactgtggaaaattctgaaggagatggaaataccagactacctgatctgcctcttgacaaacctatatgcaggtcaggaagcaacagttagaactggacatggaacaacagactggttccaaataggaaaaggagtacatcaaggctgtatattgtcactctgcttatttaacttatatgcagagtacatcatgagaaacgctgggctggaggaagcacaagctggaatgaagattgccaggagaaatatcaataacctcagatatgcagatgacaccacccttatggcagaaagtgaagaggaactaaagagcctcttgatgaaagtgaaagagaagagtgaaaaagttggcttaaagctcaacattcagaaaacgaagatcatggcatctggtcccatcatttcatggcaaatagacgaggaaacagtggaaacagtggctgactttattttggggggctccaaaatcactgcagggtgattgtagccatgaaattaaatatgcttactccttggaaggaatgttatgaccaacctagatagcatattcaaaagcagagacattactttgtcaacaaaagtccatctagtcgaggctgtggtttttccagtggtcatgtatagatgtgagagttggactataaaaaagctgagtgccaaagaattgatgcttttgaactgtggtgttggagaagactcttgagagttccttggactgcaaggagatccaaccagtctatcctaaaggaaatcagtcctgggtgttcattggaaagactgacgttgaagctgaaactccaatcctttggccacctgatgtgaagagctgactcatttgaaaagaccctgatgctgggaaagattgaggtcaggaggagaaggggaagacagtggatgagatggttggatgacatcatggactcagtggacatgggtttgggtagactccggcagttggtgatggatatggaggcctggcatgctgcgtttcatgggcttgcaaagagttggatacgactgagcgactgaactgaactgaactcttagaAATCAGGGATAACTATTAAGAAGAACAGTagttctggaaaaaatattccaatGGGTCActtcttagaaaaaaatgattaatcATTACCGAAAAAAAAGGGGTTATGTTCCAGGATTATGTATGTTACTGAAAGCAAGAAATATGATGATTGAATTAAAAGGGGAGAAAGGCAAACAGGTGTTAGGTTGATTCCCAATGGAAATACTGTTCAAATATTGTAGAGGGCTGATGGAACTAAATTCTGAGGTTCTTTTTTGTGGAAATGTTTCTTTCTTACACCTTTGTCggtttataatgttttaaaatgatagtCATCTAACAAATTTTCCTTTGATCCCTGAATACTCATGTTTGCCTCCATCTTTATTTAACCTGGTCATCAATTAttgcagaataaagaaaatgatgtgGGCCAGCCAGCTTCACGCCCCAGAGCTATCAAACCTGGTTCATAGAATCCACGTTTTCAAGTCTGGctctttgttttcagaaaaaaaataaatgtcagtaGGGTGGCTAGAGGGAAAGACATTTCCCCCTCCTAACCGAGGGCTAATGAGCTGTCAGTCTATTACTTAGAATCCTGTTGAGAGATTTGTGTGAACAATTGAAAAAGTTTATCTGATGATTAACCAGTTGTGAAATTTAGCACCAAGTATTTGATTCTTAAGGTGAGGGGATTACTTGGGAATTGTGAGTTTCCATGTGTGGAAAAGGAGACTATACTCCCTTTACTGTTACCATGCAAAAATCAACAACCCCAACTATATCTCAGTAATAGGAGCGTCCTTTTCTCAATGAACGTAacattcctctatttcttcctttctctttcttacaacttttatatatttctttggctgctcctgtgtgtgtatgtgtgtgtgtgtgtgtagcctaATAGCCTGAACTTTGGTTAAACGTATACATTAATTTTTACCTGATACACTTCTCTCttgaagaggagaaggaggagaaggggacgacagagggtgagttggctggatggtatcactgacttgatggacatgagtttgagcaagcttccgGAGttttggtgatggaaagggaagcctggcatgctgcagtccatggggtcacaaagagttggacacgactgagcaactgaactctcTCTTAAAAACATGTCAGTTCTATCTCAGCACAAAGCAGATGCACCACAGATGTTAGCTTACTCTCGCCCTAATAACAGTGATGGGAAATCCAGGCAAAGACGTGTTGTTTTCACTACTACTGCTCCTTAAATCTCAGACGATAAAGTGTCAGCTAATTACCCCCTGGGTCCCTGGCTTTCAGTGGAGCCTTCTAAAATACACAAAACCAAAATGAAGACAGAACACTATTAGCACTCCATAATTCAAGCAAACAAGAGATGTGTTTACTCTGCCTGGCTACTGACCACCTGCCTTCCCATCCCACAAGGCAGGTATCCATATATAGCATCTCCCCGGTCACAGTCCTGCAGGGAGTGAACCTCTTTCTGGGCCTCACAGTCTGTGAATCTTCAAGAAGCGGGCCCCGACAGCATGCATGTTCTCTTCCTTCAGCTGCTGGTGCTCCTGCCTCTAGGGGAGGCTGTACAGCACGGGGATGGTCGCCAGAGGCAGAGTTCTATCTCTCTCATGCTCCTAGAAAGGAATCGCAGAGAGCTCTCCATGGGCACtcaggaggaagcagaggagaagCCAGATCTGTTTGTGGCCGTGCCACACCTGATAGGTGCCAGCCCTGCAGAGGAgggccagaggcagagagaaaagatgcTGTCCAGGTTTGGGAGATTCTGGAAGAAGCCTGAGAGAGAGCTGCACCCATCCCAGGGCTTGGTCAGTGAGCAGATCTTCCCTGGGACTTGGGGCCTCACTCAGCCCAAGGGTAGGATGCCGACGGAGAAATCTCCTCTCCGGGAAGAAGCCAAGAAATTCTGGCACCACTTCATGTTCAGAATGAGTCCAGCTTCTCAGGGGATCATCCTGCCTATCAAAAGCCATGAAGTGCATCAGGAGACCTGTAGGACAGTGCCCTTCAGCCAGGTATTTGttctgggtgggggcggggatcCAGATTTTCAGGAGGGAGTGGACAGCTGGGATGGGTGAAAAGCAGGGGACGAGTGTGCCAGGAGTCTGAGTCTCACCTAATTTCCAGATTTGGTCCCTGGACCTTCATCATGGGATTTGGCAAAGTATGCTCATATACCCTAAATTTCTTTCTAACCTTGGAAATGCTGCAAAGATGGTATGATGGTACTGCTAATGTTAGTAATCATTCATATTGATCACACagagcctttttttttgtttgtttgttttatttgtttttaaactggtGTGGTCTATCTGGAGAATTAATTGACTGTCCCTCCAGTTACGAAATTGGGAACTTAGAGTGGTCACCAGAACTTCTCCCTAGCTGCATCTCTACACTCTATTAGACATGGATGAGC
Above is a window of Bos indicus isolate NIAB-ARS_2022 breed Sahiwal x Tharparkar chromosome 8, NIAB-ARS_B.indTharparkar_mat_pri_1.0, whole genome shotgun sequence DNA encoding:
- the CER1 gene encoding cerberus, giving the protein MHVLFLQLLVLLPLGEAVQHGDGRQRQSSISLMLLERNRRELSMGTQEEAEEKPDLFVAVPHLIGASPAEEGQRQREKMLSRFGRFWKKPERELHPSQGLVSEQIFPGTWGLTQPKGRMPTEKSPLREEAKKFWHHFMFRMSPASQGIILPIKSHEVHQETCRTVPFSQTITHEDCEKVVVQNNLCFGKCGSLPFPEAAQHPHTFCSHCLPAKFTTRHLQLNCTDLAMVIKVVMLVEECQCMVKTEHQHGYPAQAGFRAEFHVQDPFIPGFST